The following coding sequences lie in one Arachis ipaensis cultivar K30076 chromosome B05, Araip1.1, whole genome shotgun sequence genomic window:
- the LOC107640733 gene encoding uncharacterized protein LOC107640733 — translation MGVERPNEGSQAGARSGNTSLKLVGNPSSGTVNTHPVPLSIPDYRTRMPYSQNSVKQKRISNLPVIQRTLPEKHQDPKSFVIPCTLGDGHIRKALCDLRASINLMPSSLIRKLGNQDVKPTRICLQLADGSTKFSSGVVEDMIVRVGPFAFPTDFMVLNMEEHKNVSIILGRPYLATGKPSLMCKKGEVTLQVDEDEFVLNAVRAMQYPDTPEECMKIDIIDPLGMTRLT, via the exons atgggcgttgaacgcccaaatgagGGAAGCCAAGCAGGTGCACGTTCAGGGAACACCTCTCTGAAACTAGTTGGTAATCCTTCTTCTGGCACCGTGAACACTCACCCTGTACCACTCAGCATACCTGATTACAGGACTAGGATGCCATATTCTCAAAACTCTGTCAAGCAGaaaaggataagcaatttgccag TCATCCAGAGGACCCTGCCAGAGAAACATCAAGACCCCAAGAGTTTTGTGATACCTTGCACTCTCGGGGACGGTCACATAAGgaaagccctatgtgatcttAGAGCAAGCATCAATCTGATGCCTTCATCACTAATAAGGAAACTTGGGAACCAAGATGTCAAGCCTACCCGCATCTGCCTGCAGCTCGCTGATGGATCCACCAAGTTCTCatcaggagtggttgaagacaTGATCGtaagggttggaccctttgcgtTTCCCACAGACTTCATGGTGTTGAACATGGAAGAACACAAGAATGTATCcattattctaggaagaccctatTTGGCTACAGGAAAACcctcattgatgtgcaaaaagggggAAGTGACACTGCAAGTTGATGAGGACGAATTCGTACTGAATGCTGTCAGGGCCATGCAGTACCCTGACACACCAGAGGAATGTATGAAGATTGATATCATCGACCCACTGGGTATGACACGCTTGACATAG